A window of Gemmatimonadota bacterium contains these coding sequences:
- a CDS encoding DUF433 domain-containing protein, whose amino-acid sequence MKHIISDPGILGGKPVIEGTRLSVEHILGLLARNMSHREIVEAYPILTVEDINGVLKYAAKALQNDIVIDVKMASGV is encoded by the coding sequence ATGAAACACATTATTTCAGATCCAGGGATTCTTGGTGGTAAACCAGTTATTGAAGGAACGCGATTGAGTGTTGAGCATATTTTAGGCTTACTTGCGCGCAATATGTCACATCGAGAAATCGTGGAGGCGTATCCGATACTCACAGTTGAAGACATAAATGGTGTTTTGAAATACGCTGCAAAGGCATTGCAAAACGATATTGTGATTGATGTCAAAATGGCTTCAGGAGTCTAA
- a CDS encoding phytanoyl-CoA dioxygenase family protein, which translates to MGNLTPHPMLSEEQIEAFFEIGFVIVPDVFTPTEIEEMRAGFDRLQKMAYALSEPGIHNGSDFAIERKESGRVIIHRISWCGAAEPLLLAYGKDPRLLGMASQLLDSNEMNQLINQAHFKIPGDNVAFPWHQDSEHRGYGKPWWKDVNGRGSFVQQAIAIDDVTEESGPLKFIPGSCKLGHLGLLSRSEEEYPALFNPDDAITGIMKAGSVALFNPYVIHGSEPNRSQKPRRVFINGYAYPGANSRTYPGKGAGRLLKISD; encoded by the coding sequence ATGGGAAATCTGACGCCTCACCCAATGCTCAGCGAAGAACAGATCGAAGCATTCTTCGAAATTGGATTCGTCATCGTACCGGACGTCTTTACGCCAACCGAAATCGAAGAAATGCGAGCCGGATTTGACCGCTTGCAAAAAATGGCCTACGCGCTATCGGAACCCGGGATCCACAACGGCTCTGATTTTGCCATAGAAAGAAAGGAATCGGGGCGGGTCATCATTCACCGCATTTCCTGGTGCGGGGCGGCCGAACCCCTGCTCCTCGCATACGGCAAAGACCCTCGCCTGCTCGGAATGGCGAGCCAGTTGCTGGACAGCAACGAAATGAACCAGTTAATCAACCAGGCCCACTTCAAAATACCCGGCGACAACGTGGCATTTCCGTGGCATCAGGACAGCGAACATCGCGGATATGGAAAACCCTGGTGGAAGGACGTCAACGGACGCGGCAGCTTTGTCCAACAAGCCATCGCCATTGACGATGTAACCGAAGAAAGTGGACCTCTGAAATTCATTCCCGGGAGTTGCAAATTGGGACATCTGGGCCTGCTGAGTCGAAGCGAAGAAGAATACCCGGCGCTATTCAACCCCGACGACGCCATTACGGGAATCATGAAAGCTGGCAGCGTAGCCCTATTCAACCCATACGTCATCCACGGCAGCGAACCGAACCGTTCGCAGAAACCGCGGCGCGTTTTCATAAACGGCTATGCTTACCCGGGCGCAAACTCGAGAACCTATCCAGGAAAGGGTGCTGGCAGGCTCTTAAAGATCTCCGACTAA